A single window of Ovis canadensis isolate MfBH-ARS-UI-01 breed Bighorn chromosome 15, ARS-UI_OviCan_v2, whole genome shotgun sequence DNA harbors:
- the LOC138420163 gene encoding olfactory receptor 51G1-like — translation MTGTNSSIGQMPSFYLSGIPGYEDVQHFISIPFCVFYLIGIVGNCTVLHIIHTDKSLHEPMYYFLAMLSLTDMGMSISTLPTVLRTFWFDAKEIEMNTCVAQMYFIHTFSLMESAVLLAMAFDRYVAICDPLRYSSKLTPQRIVYIGVFIIIRCSTVLPVVLVRIPRFSFCHSHVLSHSFCLHQDVILLACSDISFNVLYGLFVVAFYWGVDSLGIFLSYTFILHSVLRIASRGGKLKALSTCVSHICAVLILYVPMIGLSLVHRFAKHSSPIIHIIMADIYLLVPPVLNPIIYSIKTKQIRQGFLGILLSKRVQLART, via the coding sequence ATGACAGGCACTAATTCCAGTATTGGACAGATGCCTTCATTCTACCTTTCTGGGATTCCTGGCTACGAGGATGTTCAACACTTTATTTCCATCCCCTTTTGTGTGTTCTATCTGATTGGAATAGTGGGCAACTgtacagttcttcacatcatccACACTGACAAGAGTCTCCATGAGCCCATGTACTACTTCCTGGCCATGCTGTCCCTCACAGACATGGGCATGTCCATCTCCACCCTGCCCACAGTACTGAGAACCTTCTGGTTTGATGCTAAGGAGATTGAGATGAACACTTGTGTAGCCCAGATGTATTTCATTCATACTTTTTCTCTAATGGAATCAGCTGTGCTCCTAGCCATGGCTTTTGACCGCTATGTTGCCATCTGCGATCCTTTGAGGTATTCCAGCAAACTTACCCCACAACGCATTGTCTATATAGGGGTCTTCATCATAATCAGATGCTCCACTGTCCTCCCTGTTGTTCTTGTTCGTATCCCCAGATTTTCTTTCTGTCACTCCCATGTTCTCTCCCACTCCTTCTGTTTACATCAAGATGTCATCCTATTGGCCTGTTCTGACATCTCATTCAATGTTTTGTATGGCTTGTTTGTTGTTGCATTTTATTGGGGTGTAGATTCTCTAGGAATCTTTTTATCTTATACTTTCATCCTCCACTCTGTGTTGCGCATTGCATCCCGGGGAGGGAAACTCAAAGCCCTCAGTACATGTGTCTCCCATATTTGTGCTGTGCTCATTCTATATGTGCCGATGATAGGGTTGTCCTTAGTGCATCGTTTTGCAAAACATTCTTCTCCCATTATTCATATTATCATGGCAGATATTTACCTGTTAGTTCCACCAGTTCTCAACCCAATTATTTATAGCATCAAGACAAAGCAGATTCGCCAAGGCTTCCTAGGGATATTATTATCCAAAAGGGTACAGCTTGCTCGCACTTAG
- the LOC138420461 gene encoding olfactory receptor 52A1-like gives MESMNMSYMDPKTVTLIGIPGLEHVQFWIGFSFFAVCLVALLGNIILLIIIPTERSLHQPMYIFLAVLAATDIGLCVAIAPKMLAIFWFGFYSMAFDACLAQLFFIHALQGMESGILLAMAFDRYVAICDPLRHTTTLTPFILVNMVLAVAIRATVLVGILPILLKRLHFFQSIVIAHSYCEHMAVVKLAAEDTHVNKTCGLFVGFTILGFDMIFILISYILIFQAVFRLHQKEARLKAFNTCTAHIFVFLEFYILAFFSFFSHRFGHVVPSTHILLSTIYLLVPPALNPIVYGVKNKVIRKRVAWIFFLNH, from the coding sequence ATGGAATCCATGAACATGTCATATATGGACCCCAAAACAGTGACACTGATTGGTATCCCTGGACTGGAGCATGTGCAATTTTGGATTGGGTTTTCCTTCTTTGCTGTCTGCCTAGTGGCTCTTCTGGGCAACATCATTTTACTGATCATTATCCCTACAGAACGCAGTCTGCACCAGCCCATGTACATCTTCTTGGCAGTGTTGGCAGCCACTGACATAGGACTCTGTGTAGCCATTGCTCCGAAAATGTTGGCTATCTTCTGGTTTGGCTTTTATTCCATGGCCTTTGATGCTTGCTTAGCCCAGCTGTTCTTCATCCATGCCTTGCAGGGCATGGAATCTGGAATCCTGCTGGCAATGGCCTTTGACCGCTATGTTGCCATCTGTGATCCTTTGAGGCACACAACCACCCTTACACCTTTCATTCTGGTTAATATGGTGCTGGCTGTGGCAATCCGAGCAACAGTGCTCGTTGGCATTTTACCCATTTTACTCAAAAGATTGCACTTTTTCCAATCCATTGTAATTGCCCACTCTTACTGTGAGCACATGGCTGTGGTCAAGCTGGCTGCAGAGGACACTCATGTCAATAAAACATGTGGTCTTTTCGTAGGTTTCACAATTCTAGGATTTGACATGATTTTCATCCTCATTTCCTATATCCTTATTTTCCAGGCTGTTTTTCGTCTACACCAAAAGGAGGCACGGCTTAAAGCATTCAACACATGCACAGctcacatttttgttttccttgagttttatattcttgcctttttctccttcttcagcCATCGGTTTGGACATGTTGTGCCCTCTACCCACATTCTTCTGTCTACCATCTACCTCCTTGTGCCACCTGCACTCAACCCTATTGTCTATGGTGTGAAAAATAAGGTAATTCGCAAGCGTGTGGCATGGATATTTTTCCTGAATCACTGA